A region of the Acinetobacter defluvii genome:
GCTGAAATGGTTAAGCTGCTTGAAGAAAAAGGCGCACGTAAAATCGGTCCTTTTTTTGTGCCACGTAACATGTCAAACACCATCACGGCAAATGTCGGTGTAGCATTTAAATTACAAGGTGTAGCACACTCGATTACCAGTGCTTGTGCAACTTCTGCGGATGCAATCGGTTATGCATACAACCTGATTCAACTTGGTAAACAAGATTTAATGCTTGCAGGTGGTGGTGAAGAAGATCATTGGTCACAAAGTTTATTGTTCGATGCAATGGGGGCGCTTTGTTCTAAATACAACGACACACCTGAAACTGCTTCACGTCCATACTCTGCGGATCGTGATGGTTTCGTGATCGCAGGTGGTGGTGGTTTTGTGGTACTTGAGTCCCTTGAACATGCGCAAGCACGTGGTGCTAACATCCTTGCAGAAGTTGTGGCATATGCTGCCAATTCTGACGGTGCGGATATGGTTGCACCATCAGGTGAAGGTGCAACACGTTGTATCTTGATGGCACTAGATGAAGCAAAACAGCATGGCGTAGACAAAGTTGACTATGTTAATACGCATGGTACATCGACACCAGCAGGTGACGTAACTGAACTTAAAGCGATGGAGCGTGCATTTGGTGAAGGTCTAGTGCCACCCCTTAGCTCAACCAAGTCAATGACAGGTCATAGCTTAGGTGCTGCAGGTGTACAAGAAGCGATTTATTCTATTCTCATGATGCAAAATGACTTTATTGCACCAAACATTAATGTGACAGAATTAGATGAAGGTGCAAAAGGTTATGACATCGTACTTGAAAAACGTGACGCAAAACTGAATACTGTAATGAGTAACAGTTTCGGTTTTGGCGGTGTTAATGCTTGCCTCATTTTCAAAAAATGGGAAGGCTAATTTGAAATTGGTTGACCTATTACAACAGTAGGTCAACCACTTCCGCACTGCCCTTTATACAAGGGTAATTTGATGGATGCTCCTTCTGACGCTTTCCTCTGGGTAAAAGCATTTCATATTATTGCAGTGGTCTGTTGGTTTGCTGCATTGTTTTATCTCCCACGCCTCTATGTCTACCATGCGATGAGCGATGATGCGGTAAGTCATCAACGCTTTGAAGTGATGGAACGCAAATTATATCGTGGCATCATGTGGCCCTCGATGATTATCACGTTGATTACCGCCCATTTTTTGGTGGATTGGGGAGATGCAACCCGTCATTATCACGAAGCACTTTGGTTCTATCTTAAAGTGGGTTTAGTCGGCTTATTGGTCATTTACCACTTGGTTTGTGGCTATTATCGTAAGAAACTGATTGAAAATGCACATTATAAATCGCATAAATTTTGGCGATTTTTTAATGAAATGCCAACGGTTATTTTACTGGCTGTTGTGATTTTAGTGGTAGTTAAACCTACATTTTAATTCATGGAAAATCTAAACCAATTCTTTTTAGAATTGGTTTTCTAAAGATTATCACAGTGCCTTTAATTTCTGAGTAATTAAAATAATCTGAGTTCGAAGTAGAATTTCACCCAAAATTTGATAAGACTCTGGCATGATTTTCTCTTATCTCTATAAAATTATAAAAATATTCCATCGAACTCACATTAAAATAACGTCTTACTGAAACTGAGTAAAAAGCTCTTTAAAAGCATGTGGTTGACAGCGTAAATATTGCGGTGCAATTTCAACTTTCTCACCTAAAGCTGCCGCTGCATGCCAAGGCCAACGTGGATCATATAAAATTGCACGTGCCAGCCCAATCGCATCTGCTTGATGATTGTGCAAAATATCTTCCGCCTGTTGAGGTTCAGTGATTAAACCTACTGCAATCACAGGAATATTCACATGCTTTTTAATTTGATTTGCAAAAGGAACTTGATAGTTTGCACCCAGTTTAATTTTTTGTTGAGCATGTAAACCACCTGAAGAGGCATGAATATAGACTGCGCCTAATTGTTCCAAAGCTTTAGAAATTCCTACACTAGACTCTATGTTCCAACCGCCCTCTTCATCCATCCAATCACTGGCTGAAATACGCACCCCAATCGGATAATCCTCTGGAACAACTGCTTTAATTGCGCTAAACACTTCTAAGCTCAGACGGATGCGATTCTCAAAACCTCCCCCATACTCATCAGTCCGTAGATTTGATAAGGGTGACATAAATTGATGCAACAAATAACCATGTGCTGCATGGATTTCAATCAAGTCAAAGCCAGCATCTACTGCACGTTTGGCTGCTGTTGCAAAGTCTGCAATCACCTGTTGAATTTCATCTATGGTCAGCGCATGCGGTAGAATATCCCCTTGGTTAAATGCAATCTCACTGGCTGAAACTGTTTGCCATCCCAAAGCATGATCTTGTGCAATCTGCCCTTTACCTAACCACGGCTTATCTGTAGAGGCTTTACGCCCTGCGTGTGCCAATTGCACACCAAAAGGCATGGGTGAAATAGTTTTTACTTTTTGCAAAATTGCTTTGAGTTGCGCACGTTGTAAGTCATTCCATAAACCTATATCTGCATAACTAATACGCCCTTGAGCCTGTACCGCAGTTGCCTCAACAATACATAAGCCTGCACCCGACAAAGCATAATTCGCCCATTGCTGTTCATGCCAATAGCTGACTTCACCCTGTTCATTTGCTGAGTATTGACACATAGGTGCGATCACAATTTTATTCTTCAGTTTGAGTGTGCCAAATTGAATCGGTTGAAATAATAACGACATGCAAAACTCCCTTATAAATTTGCTATGGCAAGCGACCCTTTAATTTAACCCGTATAAGTTAAAAAATAACTGCCTATTTCCATCATTTACACTCACTCAACCAATATAGGGTTTATCAAATAAATTATCTACTGAGGTATATATTTTGAATTTTTAGTTAATATTTAACATATAAAAAGCTTGATCAACTCTTCAGATCAAACATTTCATTTAAAGTAAAATGGTAACTGAGATGTTAAGCTTCCTTGAAAAACCAAACTTGACTACAATATTGATTTGGTCACTCTCCTGATTGTCTGAATATTTATGCCTGAATTACCTGAAGTTGAAACGACGAAAGTCAGCCTATTTCCTTTGCTAAATCAAAAAGTGAAATCTGTGCATATACGAGAATCTCGTTTACGTTGGGCAATTCCTGATGATATTTCAAAATTAGTCGGGCAAACGCTACTTCAGCTAGATCGCCGTTCTAAATATATTTTGGCAACCTTTGAACAAGACAGCATGCTTTGGCATTTGGGTATGTCTGGTAGTTTTCGGCTGTGTGAGGCAGAGGAAGAACTACGCAAGCATGATCACCTGATTATTGACTTTGAAGATATTCAACTGCGTTATCATGATCCTAGACGATTTGGTTGTATTTTATGGTTAGATGAGCATTCTCAAACCAAACTGATTGATACGCTTGGACCTGAGCCTTTAAGTGAAGATTTTAATGCGCAATATTTAGCAGAGAAATTAAAAAGTAAAAATGTTGGAATTAAAGTCGCAATCATGGACAACCATGTTGTGGTGGGCGTAGGGAATATTTATGCGACCGAAAGTTTATTTCATCTTGGCATTCATCCAGCCCAGCCAGCATCAAGTTTAAGCTCATTACAAATTCAGCAACTCGTTATTGAAATTAAACGTATTTTAAAACAAGCGATTGATTTAGGTGGTTCTACCTTACGTGACTATAGCAATGCGATGGGGGAAAATGGTTATTTTCAACAAACACTTTTAGCTTATGGTCGTGCAGGTGAAATGTGCGTAAATTGTGAAACAACCTTAGAAAATATAAAACTAGGACAACGTGCAAGTGTGTTTTGTCCACAATGCCAACCTTTAAAGAAAGTAAAAACTGTAAAGAAAATTTCGACAGGTAAAACCCAATGAAAACTGCAATTGTTCGACATATTTTGGTGAAAGATAAAGACCTAGCCCAACAGTTAAAACAAAAAATATTGGATGGTGCTGACTTTACTAAAATCGCAAAACAACATTCTACTTGTAACTCTGCCAAACGTGGTGGAGAACTTGGTGAAGTGAAAAAAGGGGATTTGGTTGCTCCCATCGACAAAGCCGTTTTTAGTTTGGCTGAACGTGAATTACATGGACCAATCAAAAGCCAATTTGGTTTTCATTTACTCGAAATAAAATTCCGCATGGACTTTTAAAATTAAACTGAAAATAAATTAAGGACTTTGTTCTATGCTTTTATAGTTTTGAATAAAGTCTGCATATTCATTGATGTAATCTCTAAACATTTCTGCACGTGTAGCAAAGTAAAAGATCTCATTGCCATGTCTAACAATATTTTCAGGTGTTTTACCATTACAAAAACCATGATTTGAAAAAACTGCTGATTTTAATGTGGTGAAATGTTGAATCGCTTGTGCTTCATCATCGAATCCAAAAACTAACATGGTAAAATCTGGGAAATAATTTTTCTTTTCACCAATACCCACTTTACTTTTAGCATTATAAACTCGTAGTCCTTCGCCTTTCACTTGGATCACTTTATTCAGATCACAATCATTTTCTGACCAAGTTTTACCACTTTCATTTTCAAATAACTCAAACTGATTTTTTAATAACTCGGTCTGCAAGGCATTCATCAGTATTTCATTTTCATCAATATTGTTAGCTTCTATCGTTTCATAGCTTGTATCTTGATTAGGAATGTCTTTAAAAGTAAGTCCTTGATAGCTGCTGTCATTGTCAGCATTTGCCAGTTGATTTTTTTCTTGTTCTATTTTATTGGTTCCAGGTTCAGCACATGCAACCAAACTCAATATAAATATGCTTAAAATGAGTCGTTTGCGCATGATCTCATTTCCCTCGTAAATAACCAATTGCATAGTACACACAAAAAACGGTACCTGAAAGTACCGTTTAATTTTTCAATAATTTTTTTCTAAACTTATTGACGCTTTTTCAATTCATCACGAATTTCACGTAACAATTCAATATCTTCTGGTGTTGCAGCAGGTGCTGCCTCTACAGGTTTACGGATACGGTTCAAGAATTTAACCAACAAGAAAACCACCCAAGCCAAGATCAAGAAGTTTAAGAAGATTGTAATAAAATTACCATATGTTAAAACATTAACACCTGCTTTTGTAAGTTCATCTAAAGATGTTAAGTTGTTTGGATTGTCTCCCAGTACAAAAAACTTCTGTGTGAAATCAACACCGCCACCTGTAATGACCGTGATTAATGGCATAATGATATCTTTTACCAATGAATCAATGATTTTACCAAAAGCACCACCGATGATCACACCGATTGCCATGTCCATCATATTGCCTTTTACAGCAAACTCTTTAAATTCTTGAATAATACTCATGTGATCGCTCCAACATAGGAATTTTTATGGCTGTATTTTAATGTGATGTTTATTACATTAGTTATTTAAAATACAATTCCACCTAATTTACTTGGTTTTTTGAAAATCCCAAATATCTGTTTACATTTTATAAAAAAAACCGCAACTTTGACAAATTGCGGCTTTGCTTCGAAAGAATGAAATTTCTAAAAATTACATACCACGTGCAGCACGTTTACGCTCATTTTCAGTTAAGTATTTTTTACGAATACGTACTGATTTAGGAGTTACTTCAACCAATTCATCATCTTCAATAAACTCTAAAGCTTGTTCAAGCGTAAATTTGATTGCAGGTGTTAAGGTTAATGCTTCATCTGTACCCGATGCACGCATATTCGTTAACTGTTTTGCTTTGGTTGGATTCACAGTCATGTCATCTGAACGAGAGTTCATACCCACGATCATCCCTTCATATACTTCCAATTGTGGTTCAGCAAATAGACGACCACGATCTTGGAGTGTGAACAATGCAAATGCTAAACAAGTACCATTAACCATTGAGATCAACACACCATTTTGACGTTTCGCTACTTGACCTGCTTTCGCTGGACCATAGTGAGAGAAACTTGAAGTCATGATCCCTGTACCTGAAGTAATGGTCATGAATTCAGAACGGAAACCAATCAAACCACGTGAAGGAACTGTTGCTTCAATACGGATACGACCTTTACCGTCAACTTCCATATTGGTGAGTTCACCTTTACGGTTCCCCATTTGTTCCATGATTGGACCTTGATGTTGTTCATCAACGTCAAATGTTACGTTTTCGTATGGCTCTTGCATTTCACCATCGATTTCTTTCATGATCACTTGCGGACGAGATACACCCATCTCAAAACCTTCACGGCGCATGTTTTCGATCAATACAGAAAGATGAAGCTCACCACGACCAGACACTTTAAATTTATCTGGACTATCAGTATCTTCAACACGTAATGCAACGTTATGGATCAACTCACGATCTAAACGCTCACGGATGTTACGTGAAGTCACAAATTTACCTTCACGACCCGCAAATGGAGAGTTGTTGACTTGGAATGTCATTGATACTGTAGGTTCATCGACAGACAATGCAGGTAAAGCTTCAACATTTTTCGGATCACAAATTGTGTCAGAAATGTTTAACTCGTCCATCCCAGTAATACATACGATATCACCTGCAGACGCCGAATCAACATCGACACGTTCTAAACCATGATAACCCATGATTTTTAAGATACGACCATTACGTGTCTTACCTTCTTTATCGATCACAGTCACTGGCGTATTGGTTTTCACTGAACCACGTTGGATACGACCAACACCGATAACACCTACGAAGCTGTTATAGTCAAGTGAAGAAATTTGCATTTGGAATGGACCATCAACATCAACTGCTGGTGGCTCAACGATATCTACAATTGTTTGGAACAATGGTGTCATATCTTCAGCAAGTTCTTCTGGAGATGGACCCGCCACACCACGAAGACCAGAAGCATATACCACTGGGAAGTCTAATTGTTCATCAGTACCGCCAAGGTTGTCGAACAAATCAAATACTTGATCGATCACCCAATCTGGACGTGCACTTGGTTTATCTACTTTGTTAATGATCACGATTGGTTTCAAACCACGTGCGAACGCTTTTTGCGTTACGAAACGTGTTTGTGGCATTGGACCTTCTTGAGAGTCAACCAAAAGAAGTACACAGTCAACCATTGACATTACACGTTCAACTTCACCACCGAAGTCTGCGTGTCCTGGGGTGTCCACGATGTTAATGCGGTATTCAGTATCTGTACGTTTGTCTAACCATTTAATTGCAGTATTTTTTGCAAGAATGGTAATACCACGTTCACTTTCAATAGCGCCAGAATCCATGACACGTTCAATCTCGCCCGCACGTTCACCGAGCGCACCTGATTGTTGTAAAAGTTTATCAACTAAAGTTGTCTTCCCGTGGTCGACGTGAGCAATAATAGCAATATTGCGGAGAGTTTTAATATCTGACATGTAAATTCGATACGCCTAAAGTTTGAGGGCAAATTATACAGAAAAATCTTAACTTTTAGTAGTGACAGTTTATGGACAGTTACAAGTTTTTTTCACAATAGCCCGCTTTTTATTTTGTAAACGAGTGTAAAGAGATTAGAATAGCAGCATCTTGCCGTTGTTCTCCCAATCTCCATGTCCGATATAAATACCACCAAAGCCCCACAAGCAGGTCAAATTGATCTTGTTTATGGCTTAAATGATCGCCCAAAACCACTCATTGCTTTTTTTGCCGCCTTGCAACATTTGCTTGCCATTATTGTCCCAATTGTGACCCCAGGTTTACTCATTTGTTTGGCACTTGGTGTTTCTACACACGATACCAACATGATTTTATCTATGTCTTTG
Encoded here:
- a CDS encoding beta-ketoacyl synthase N-terminal-like domain-containing protein, with product MNRRVVITGMGINSCIGNTLADVTHSLQNGISGTRHNPTYEELNFKSHVSAAAEQDFDGIDRKLKRFMGVCAMYAYNAAVAAVEHAGLTPEQLGGNPRYGIAGGSGGNSTASVAEMVKLLEEKGARKIGPFFVPRNMSNTITANVGVAFKLQGVAHSITSACATSADAIGYAYNLIQLGKQDLMLAGGGEEDHWSQSLLFDAMGALCSKYNDTPETASRPYSADRDGFVIAGGGGFVVLESLEHAQARGANILAEVVAYAANSDGADMVAPSGEGATRCILMALDEAKQHGVDKVDYVNTHGTSTPAGDVTELKAMERAFGEGLVPPLSSTKSMTGHSLGAAGVQEAIYSILMMQNDFIAPNINVTELDEGAKGYDIVLEKRDAKLNTVMSNSFGFGGVNACLIFKKWEG
- the hemJ gene encoding protoporphyrinogen oxidase HemJ; translation: MDAPSDAFLWVKAFHIIAVVCWFAALFYLPRLYVYHAMSDDAVSHQRFEVMERKLYRGIMWPSMIITLITAHFLVDWGDATRHYHEALWFYLKVGLVGLLVIYHLVCGYYRKKLIENAHYKSHKFWRFFNEMPTVILLAVVILVVVKPTF
- a CDS encoding NADH:flavin oxidoreductase/NADH oxidase, which translates into the protein MSLLFQPIQFGTLKLKNKIVIAPMCQYSANEQGEVSYWHEQQWANYALSGAGLCIVEATAVQAQGRISYADIGLWNDLQRAQLKAILQKVKTISPMPFGVQLAHAGRKASTDKPWLGKGQIAQDHALGWQTVSASEIAFNQGDILPHALTIDEIQQVIADFATAAKRAVDAGFDLIEIHAAHGYLLHQFMSPLSNLRTDEYGGGFENRIRLSLEVFSAIKAVVPEDYPIGVRISASDWMDEEGGWNIESSVGISKALEQLGAVYIHASSGGLHAQQKIKLGANYQVPFANQIKKHVNIPVIAVGLITEPQQAEDILHNHQADAIGLARAILYDPRWPWHAAAALGEKVEIAPQYLRCQPHAFKELFTQFQ
- the mutM gene encoding bifunctional DNA-formamidopyrimidine glycosylase/DNA-(apurinic or apyrimidinic site) lyase, which translates into the protein MPELPEVETTKVSLFPLLNQKVKSVHIRESRLRWAIPDDISKLVGQTLLQLDRRSKYILATFEQDSMLWHLGMSGSFRLCEAEEELRKHDHLIIDFEDIQLRYHDPRRFGCILWLDEHSQTKLIDTLGPEPLSEDFNAQYLAEKLKSKNVGIKVAIMDNHVVVGVGNIYATESLFHLGIHPAQPASSLSSLQIQQLVIEIKRILKQAIDLGGSTLRDYSNAMGENGYFQQTLLAYGRAGEMCVNCETTLENIKLGQRASVFCPQCQPLKKVKTVKKISTGKTQ
- a CDS encoding peptidylprolyl isomerase; the protein is MKTAIVRHILVKDKDLAQQLKQKILDGADFTKIAKQHSTCNSAKRGGELGEVKKGDLVAPIDKAVFSLAERELHGPIKSQFGFHLLEIKFRMDF
- a CDS encoding putative periplasmic lipoprotein — its product is MRKRLILSIFILSLVACAEPGTNKIEQEKNQLANADNDSSYQGLTFKDIPNQDTSYETIEANNIDENEILMNALQTELLKNQFELFENESGKTWSENDCDLNKVIQVKGEGLRVYNAKSKVGIGEKKNYFPDFTMLVFGFDDEAQAIQHFTTLKSAVFSNHGFCNGKTPENIVRHGNEIFYFATRAEMFRDYINEYADFIQNYKSIEQSP
- the mscL gene encoding large conductance mechanosensitive channel protein MscL, giving the protein MSIIQEFKEFAVKGNMMDMAIGVIIGGAFGKIIDSLVKDIIMPLITVITGGGVDFTQKFFVLGDNPNNLTSLDELTKAGVNVLTYGNFITIFLNFLILAWVVFLLVKFLNRIRKPVEAAPAATPEDIELLREIRDELKKRQ
- the typA gene encoding translational GTPase TypA — encoded protein: MSDIKTLRNIAIIAHVDHGKTTLVDKLLQQSGALGERAGEIERVMDSGAIESERGITILAKNTAIKWLDKRTDTEYRINIVDTPGHADFGGEVERVMSMVDCVLLLVDSQEGPMPQTRFVTQKAFARGLKPIVIINKVDKPSARPDWVIDQVFDLFDNLGGTDEQLDFPVVYASGLRGVAGPSPEELAEDMTPLFQTIVDIVEPPAVDVDGPFQMQISSLDYNSFVGVIGVGRIQRGSVKTNTPVTVIDKEGKTRNGRILKIMGYHGLERVDVDSASAGDIVCITGMDELNISDTICDPKNVEALPALSVDEPTVSMTFQVNNSPFAGREGKFVTSRNIRERLDRELIHNVALRVEDTDSPDKFKVSGRGELHLSVLIENMRREGFEMGVSRPQVIMKEIDGEMQEPYENVTFDVDEQHQGPIMEQMGNRKGELTNMEVDGKGRIRIEATVPSRGLIGFRSEFMTITSGTGIMTSSFSHYGPAKAGQVAKRQNGVLISMVNGTCLAFALFTLQDRGRLFAEPQLEVYEGMIVGMNSRSDDMTVNPTKAKQLTNMRASGTDEALTLTPAIKFTLEQALEFIEDDELVEVTPKSVRIRKKYLTENERKRAARGM